CGGGGAAGACTTATTGCGTTTCCATGTGAGAAGAGATCACCCCCCACAAGATGGCTATTGGTTTAATTTTCATTACCATGAAGCGAATGATGATTTTGAAGAACATTATGAAGTAGGTAAGATTTATTGGGATAAAAACACTCCGCCTAAGTGGCTCTCGTAAGAGAGGTGCGCGGGGTGTTTTTGGTTGGAGATTAAGGGAGGATCACAACATAGATGGAACTTGTACAATGTATTAGAGATGTTTTCGAAGAAGAGCCTTTAACCGGCTCAGAGAGTGTATTGAATCGTAAATTATTTAAGGAAGGTCATTTCTATCCAGTTTATAAAGATGAGCATCATAGCTGGATTACGCTTGATGATGAAGGAGAGCAGCATATTATTGCTACCGGCATCTCCCTCAATGAAGACTTCTGGTTTACTTTTCGGTTTCGCATTGCATAATAAAAAGCCGCATAAAGCGGCTTTTACTTTTTTTTAGGGCGCGCATTTTGCGGGCCTCTTTTTTTATTCATAAGAAGAGCGTCTTCGCCTTCTTTTTCACCTTGCACACCGGCTTTCGGATCATACGCGTTTCGATTTTTCATGTAAGCTCCTCCTCTAATTGGATTCACTTATTAGTATGTCCAAATTCGGTTAAAACATCTGATTTTCTTCGATGAACTGGTAGACGTTATCAACTAGCTCATCGGGCGTTTCGGCAGTAACGCGCTCGCCGTTAACGAGACAGTAAATATCCTGGCTACAAAGTGTGCAGTGACCAAGACAAGAATATTCGAGCACATCAAGATCTGTATCTTTTTCTAGTTTTTCCATTGCTTTATGTGAACCGCTCGAAAGATTGCTCATGCAGAATTCAACTATTGGATTCATCTTTTATTCACCTCGGGTTTTCCTTACTATTACAAGACTGTTTCTATTCTATCAAGAAGGTGTGAAAATGAACAACCATTTGCATAAGATCAAGAAACAAATTGATGGATACCCATATAATTTGTAAGAGAAGGGTTTATTTCTATATAATTAGGAAAAATAACATAATGAAGTCGATAGAGGAGGGTCATTATGCATAAAGCAGTTATTGTAGGAACAGGACCAGCGGGTTTAACAGCAGCCATTTATCTTGCGAGGGCTAATATGGAGCCGCTCGTCATTGAGGGACCGGAACCTGGTGGTCAGCTTACGTTAACAACAGATGTTGAGAACTTTCCCGGTTTTCCAGATGGCGTTCTCGGTCCAGAATTGATGGAAAATATGAAGAAGCAGGCGCTTAGGTTTGGCGCTACAATTGAGCGTGGATGGGTGAAGGATATTGATTTTAGTGAGCGGCCATTTAAATTAAAAACAGATACTCTCGGGGATATTATGGCGGAGTCTGTTTTGATTTCGACTGGTGCTTCAGCAAAGCTTCTAGGTATACCAGGAGAATCAGAGAACATGGGTCGAGGCGTGAGTACATGTGCAACGTGTGACGGATTTTTCTTCCGTGATAAAAAAATCGTTGTGATTGGTGGAGGAGACTCGGCTATGGAAGAAGCGACTTTTTTAACGAAATTCGCTTCAGAAGTTACTGTTCTTCACAGGAGGAAAGAACTTCGCGCATCAAAAATTATGCAAGAGCGTGCTCGTTCCAATGATAAAATTAGCTGGAAGCTAAATGCTTCCCCGCTAGAGGTTGTGGCAGAAAACAATAAAGTGAGCGGTATTAAAGTAAAGAATAGTGACACGGGAGAAGA
The sequence above is drawn from the Pseudalkalibacillus hwajinpoensis genome and encodes:
- a CDS encoding YuzB family protein; translation: MNPIVEFCMSNLSSGSHKAMEKLEKDTDLDVLEYSCLGHCTLCSQDIYCLVNGERVTAETPDELVDNVYQFIEENQMF
- the trxB gene encoding thioredoxin-disulfide reductase, whose protein sequence is MHKAVIVGTGPAGLTAAIYLARANMEPLVIEGPEPGGQLTLTTDVENFPGFPDGVLGPELMENMKKQALRFGATIERGWVKDIDFSERPFKLKTDTLGDIMAESVLISTGASAKLLGIPGESENMGRGVSTCATCDGFFFRDKKIVVIGGGDSAMEEATFLTKFASEVTVLHRRKELRASKIMQERARSNDKISWKLNASPLEVVAENNKVSGIKVKNSDTGEEEFVKTDGIFVAIGHRPNTDFLEGKINMDDKGYVQVEPGTTKTNVPGVFACGDVQDFTYRQAITAAGTGCMAAMDCERFLEGNAFIDWSM